A window from Sinanaerobacter sp. ZZT-01 encodes these proteins:
- a CDS encoding LytTR family DNA-binding domain-containing protein: protein MNAAIVDDMATECEILRSLLKQYETNQHQPMQITEFHSGRELLADYIPGSYDVVFMDIYLNNENGVDCALKLRQLDENLNLIFLTTSSEFGVKSYDVRAADYIVKPATLEKLTRALHYCKIAEPQSVPSITVTTRNQLLEITLDRILYADYQNRCACIHLKDCLVPVSGSFSELTDKFCSYPQFMSCFKGIVINLKEVRELEADYLILKNGEQLPVSRRLQKQVQQKRLSLSAGSLRGDGI, encoded by the coding sequence ATGAATGCGGCAATCGTAGATGATATGGCTACTGAGTGTGAAATACTCCGCAGCCTTTTGAAGCAATATGAAACCAATCAGCATCAACCAATGCAAATTACAGAATTTCATAGTGGCAGGGAATTGCTTGCCGATTACATACCGGGCAGCTATGACGTTGTCTTTATGGATATTTATCTGAACAACGAAAACGGTGTGGACTGCGCCTTAAAACTGCGGCAGCTGGACGAGAATCTTAATCTTATTTTTCTTACCACCAGCTCAGAATTTGGTGTAAAAAGCTATGATGTCCGTGCGGCGGATTACATCGTAAAGCCCGCTACGCTGGAAAAGCTAACAAGAGCACTTCACTACTGCAAGATTGCAGAGCCGCAGAGCGTTCCCTCCATCACGGTTACTACAAGGAATCAGCTGCTGGAAATCACGCTGGACAGGATTCTCTATGCCGATTATCAGAACCGCTGTGCTTGTATCCATTTAAAGGACTGTCTCGTTCCGGTATCCGGCAGCTTCTCGGAGCTTACCGATAAATTTTGCTCCTATCCGCAGTTTATGTCCTGCTTTAAGGGCATTGTTATTAACCTAAAGGAAGTGCGGGAGCTAGAAGCTGATTATCTCATCTTGAAAAATGGGGAGCAGCTGCCGGTCAGCCGCCGCCTGCAAAAACAGGTTCAGCAGAAGCGGCTGAGTCTCTCCGCCGGTTCGCTGCGGGGGGATGGAATATGA
- a CDS encoding sensor histidine kinase: protein MDKKPFVLRRSLALLLMVALSSALFLALYHFDNKYTKAAPQAINGALYVSEADWTDTPIRYLRDGWRFYADRLLTPETLKQQGDNYQYLSIGEQSNFAMVDSRRSPHGSASYVLTLYLPEEEHTYAIELPEIYSAYRFYLDDKLKLQMGEPDPDDYQDQTQCRVITFEASGKVTLLLAVSDHSFLYSGLVYPPSFGEPLNTYTIRGLRFGICLILVTVTLMLAIFSFYLAIRTRRGNNIWLFFLLCLSTAVFTSYCVVHGILPLPIQPWYTVELVSGYLVTLLVIILHNRICDTKRTMQVISRATSGVVCVLVLLYGVFASQLTLPVMLAFSNLVFGFKLLTAVYLLFTAAMAVRRTIEKATILLYADIIYACAFVWDRLLPNYEPILSGWFQEWGSLSLVIATGVVLGYDITMGYRHSLVYAEEQRQMKRQLTMQVEHLRQMNQKVEESAKLRHDFRHHLRTLMTLAGEGHCEELENYIRGITEINEGTRLGRITDNIELDALVQYYSNLAQSAGIQFRARLSLPAVLNFPIVDLCGLLGNLMENAVEACQRQQTGDKTIFIAGRVQDGQLEFVVDNSFAGELKTRGGKYLSSKRSGFGLGVSSVLETVERYNGVINLYADEKGFHAELSLSTGVEKRIPSPV from the coding sequence ATGGATAAAAAACCTTTTGTATTACGGCGGTCTTTGGCGCTGCTTCTGATGGTTGCCCTTTCCTCCGCTCTCTTTCTCGCCCTATACCATTTTGACAACAAGTACACAAAAGCTGCACCCCAAGCCATTAACGGCGCGCTGTATGTTTCAGAAGCGGACTGGACGGACACACCCATCCGCTATCTGCGGGACGGCTGGCGTTTCTATGCAGACCGCCTGCTGACACCGGAAACCTTAAAACAGCAGGGTGACAATTATCAGTATCTGTCCATTGGAGAACAGTCTAATTTTGCCATGGTCGACTCCCGCCGCTCTCCTCATGGAAGTGCCAGCTACGTTTTAACACTGTACCTGCCGGAGGAGGAACATACCTATGCCATTGAACTGCCTGAAATCTATTCCGCTTACCGGTTTTACCTTGATGATAAACTGAAGCTGCAAATGGGCGAACCAGACCCGGATGATTATCAGGACCAGACCCAATGCCGTGTCATTACCTTTGAAGCCTCCGGCAAGGTGACACTTCTGCTTGCGGTCAGTGACCACTCCTTTTTATACAGCGGCCTTGTTTATCCGCCTTCCTTTGGCGAACCTCTGAATACTTACACAATTAGAGGACTGCGGTTTGGGATTTGCCTTATTTTGGTCACGGTAACACTGATGCTTGCCATTTTTAGCTTTTATCTTGCCATCCGTACCCGCCGGGGGAACAATATCTGGCTCTTTTTCCTTTTGTGTCTTTCGACCGCAGTGTTTACTTCCTACTGCGTGGTGCATGGTATCCTGCCGCTTCCAATCCAGCCATGGTACACGGTAGAACTGGTCAGCGGATATCTGGTAACGCTGCTTGTGATCATTCTCCACAATCGCATCTGCGACACAAAAAGAACTATGCAGGTAATCAGCCGTGCCACCTCCGGAGTTGTCTGTGTGTTGGTGCTTCTTTACGGGGTATTTGCCTCACAGCTTACACTGCCGGTGATGCTTGCCTTTTCCAATCTGGTTTTCGGTTTCAAGCTGCTTACCGCTGTTTATCTTCTGTTTACCGCCGCTATGGCGGTACGCCGAACGATAGAAAAAGCGACCATACTGCTCTATGCGGATATTATATATGCCTGCGCCTTTGTCTGGGATCGCCTCCTTCCAAACTACGAGCCAATCCTTAGCGGCTGGTTTCAGGAATGGGGCAGCTTAAGCCTTGTCATCGCAACCGGCGTGGTGCTGGGGTATGATATTACCATGGGTTACCGCCACAGCCTTGTATACGCCGAGGAACAGCGGCAGATGAAACGACAGCTTACCATGCAGGTGGAACATCTGCGGCAGATGAATCAGAAGGTGGAGGAAAGTGCAAAGCTACGCCATGACTTCCGCCATCACTTACGCACCCTGATGACACTGGCCGGAGAAGGACACTGTGAGGAATTGGAAAACTACATCCGTGGTATCACAGAAATCAACGAGGGGACCAGACTTGGCCGCATCACTGACAACATCGAACTGGACGCACTGGTGCAGTATTACAGCAATCTTGCACAGTCTGCCGGTATCCAGTTCCGCGCAAGGCTCTCGCTTCCCGCAGTGCTGAATTTTCCGATTGTGGATCTGTGCGGTCTTCTTGGAAACCTTATGGAAAATGCGGTGGAAGCCTGCCAGCGCCAGCAAACCGGGGATAAGACCATTTTTATCGCCGGACGGGTACAGGACGGCCAGCTTGAATTTGTTGTGGACAACAGCTTTGCCGGAGAACTCAAAACCAGAGGGGGGAAATATCTATCCTCTAAGCGAAGCGGCTTTGGCCTTGGCGTTTCCTCCGTCTTGGAAACCGTGGAGCGGTATAACGGTGTAATCAATCTGTACGCCGATGAAAAAGGCTTTCATGCAGAGTTATCCCTGTCGACAGGGGTAGAAAAAAGAATACCTTCACCGGTATAA
- a CDS encoding S-layer homology domain-containing protein has translation MMYRTKDDPGITGEISGSGGIVLTGESETVYCLVDGEFIPYGGDISESGMNISGKDSSGNEDSTYNAPTVVTRYKAGDGYALFTPAEGETKAKLEFHDATIATTDATALTLPSTELVDITVTGTNSLTAGGSGNVITTNGQALSVTGGGNLSLEAPFYGVNVNGMGAISISIDGDLTFDTVYQPISTIGDITVSAKSITSKSGYYFNSGNGVVSLTATDGDIIIDDTEKTNKQEKIKGTNGITLNAPRGKIDITHGGSGCCALRSELGTITISALDDVIINASSGSDIYSGKSDTSDVVTVNSTNGSIQMSCGDYYECVEASGGVALAAAKDITLNGTENGSAAIQATGQTISITAGGKLSSTTAWGFQVGTLTIQADEVSIAGTSQDGVGASSVSITKDGTHNCKSVSITATATSNSWAAINSSNVTIKADDVLICGNNSAKAINAANINGTVTIGDAGMIIGAVSISGTKAINSNILMIESTGADASAGLDLSTPPDVITYYKAGNGYALFTPANGETKETLTLHNANITSASATPLVLSAETIIKLEGENSLTNSKSDGGVGIYANGGSGEPQPITIQGGSGDSLTVSAWQCTNIGALTIDGCSVTMDGLVYGMLTEGDVVLKNGAKVSASGGDSGGAVQIDTYVPCSLTVSDGSTLTVNEGDAYITGDLTISGSGSRVTINSGVEAMVLGTIKAENSGVLENNGTLQMKFGTTVDEIKALKLAGSGLVLVRTNEDGPPIWDTYTNEGVPVKEISGDLDLTTGGDSGDLTADGYHWDDTNNTLTLGDVFVSGSLTLPDDTIINTSSGSTISGGINGAGGTAMHLTFEGTAPLNINGIISLGSNRDTVTVQEGAHVTVNGSLSLGVYDGTLNVIGSGTTLSISSDNSYAALCGEVNVESGASLTAKAAGSGSVGLKVEKINDASGNVSVSGGSTLIVGCDYGVYVKDGSFTIDESSTFTATADVAAVCVVDTTKMKTQSQTLNVPSSMLPSGTKITDAVGNTVGGGYHYFSIANNASTLAATNESSNPATLTGALGAITLKKASSGGNNNNNGGGSGGGVSVSSYTLTFETNGGTAISSVSKTSGTVVDLSGYKATRDGYDFAGWYSDTALTTKVTSVTLTKSATVYAKWTEKTVQSASPFVDVADSAYYHDAVLWATEKGITSGTTGTTFSPDKICTRAQAVTFLWRAEGSPEPASANCPFTDVSAKDYYYKAVLWAVEKGIVKGTSPTTFSPSATVTRSQSMTFLWRAAGETTSISANPFADVSKDAYYYNAVLWAVEKDITKGTSDTAFSPDGGCTRAQIVTFLYRYMGK, from the coding sequence ATGATGTACAGAACCAAGGATGATCCCGGTATCACTGGCGAGATTTCTGGGAGCGGCGGAATTGTGCTCACAGGTGAATCGGAGACCGTATATTGCCTTGTGGATGGTGAATTCATCCCTTACGGCGGCGATATTAGCGAAAGTGGGATGAATATTTCGGGAAAAGACAGCAGTGGCAATGAAGACTCGACCTATAATGCGCCTACAGTAGTGACACGCTATAAGGCAGGAGATGGTTATGCACTGTTCACCCCAGCAGAGGGTGAAACAAAGGCAAAGCTGGAGTTCCACGATGCAACCATTGCTACGACGGATGCTACCGCTTTAACGTTACCGTCCACAGAACTGGTTGACATTACTGTAACAGGAACCAATTCCTTGACGGCAGGGGGCAGTGGAAATGTTATCACTACCAATGGGCAGGCGTTGTCCGTCACAGGCGGCGGCAATTTGTCCCTTGAAGCACCATTTTATGGCGTTAATGTCAACGGGATGGGTGCGATTAGCATAAGCATTGATGGCGACCTGACCTTTGATACCGTATATCAACCGATTTCCACTATCGGTGACATCACTGTTTCGGCAAAGAGTATTACATCGAAGTCAGGCTATTATTTCAATTCTGGCAATGGCGTAGTGTCCCTCACAGCCACGGACGGAGATATTATCATTGATGATACAGAAAAGACAAACAAACAAGAAAAAATTAAGGGGACAAATGGCATTACGCTAAATGCACCAAGGGGCAAAATTGACATTACCCATGGTGGCAGTGGCTGCTGTGCTCTAAGAAGCGAATTGGGTACCATCACTATATCAGCACTGGATGATGTAATTATTAACGCAAGCAGTGGCAGCGATATCTACAGTGGTAAGAGTGATACTTCCGACGTTGTAACAGTTAATTCAACAAATGGAAGTATCCAAATGAGCTGTGGTGATTATTATGAATGTGTTGAGGCCTCTGGCGGGGTAGCATTGGCAGCAGCCAAGGATATTACACTCAACGGCACTGAAAATGGTAGTGCCGCAATTCAGGCAACTGGCCAAACCATCAGCATCACCGCTGGCGGGAAGCTATCCTCAACCACTGCATGGGGGTTTCAGGTGGGCACACTGACCATTCAGGCAGATGAGGTATCGATTGCAGGCACTAGCCAAGATGGCGTTGGGGCAAGCAGTGTGAGCATTACGAAGGATGGCACGCATAACTGCAAGAGTGTTTCCATTACCGCTACTGCTACCAGCAACAGCTGGGCGGCAATCAATTCCTCGAATGTGACCATCAAGGCGGATGATGTGCTGATTTGCGGAAATAACAGCGCGAAGGCAATTAACGCTGCAAACATCAATGGTACGGTTACCATTGGGGATGCAGGCATGATAATCGGCGCAGTTTCCATTAGTGGTACAAAAGCAATCAATTCAAATATTTTGATGATAGAAAGCACTGGTGCTGATGCTTCTGCTGGGCTGGATTTATCCACGCCTCCTGATGTAATCACCTATTATAAGGCAGGGAACGGCTATGCACTATTCACCCCTGCAAACGGTGAAACAAAGGAAACGCTAACCTTGCATAATGCCAACATTACTTCGGCTAGTGCAACACCTCTTGTATTGAGTGCAGAAACTATTATCAAGTTGGAGGGCGAGAACAGCCTTACAAACAGCAAAAGCGATGGCGGCGTAGGTATCTATGCGAATGGAGGCAGTGGTGAACCTCAGCCCATCACCATTCAAGGCGGCAGCGGCGATTCACTTACCGTTTCTGCTTGGCAGTGCACCAATATAGGCGCGCTGACCATAGACGGTTGCAGCGTTACCATGGATGGCTTGGTTTACGGCATGTTAACGGAGGGAGATGTGGTTCTCAAAAACGGTGCCAAGGTGTCCGCTAGTGGTGGAGATTCTGGAGGTGCGGTTCAAATTGATACATATGTGCCTTGTAGCCTTACCGTCAGCGATGGCAGCACTCTAACAGTCAATGAGGGGGATGCCTACATTACGGGCGACCTTACCATCAGCGGCAGTGGCTCAAGGGTGACGATAAACAGTGGTGTTGAGGCAATGGTTTTAGGCACCATTAAGGCAGAAAACAGCGGTGTGTTGGAGAATAACGGTACATTGCAAATGAAGTTTGGCACAACGGTCGATGAGATTAAGGCGCTGAAGCTGGCAGGCAGTGGCTTAGTACTGGTAAGGACAAATGAAGATGGTCCTCCTATATGGGATACCTACACCAACGAAGGTGTTCCGGTGAAAGAAATTAGTGGCGACCTTGACCTGACCACTGGCGGTGACAGCGGCGACCTGACGGCTGACGGCTATCATTGGGACGATACAAACAATACGCTGACACTTGGTGACGTCTTTGTGAGTGGTAGTTTAACCTTGCCAGATGACACAATTATCAATACATCTTCTGGCAGTACCATCAGCGGAGGCATCAATGGTGCTGGCGGCACTGCTATGCACCTAACCTTTGAAGGCACGGCGCCCCTTAACATTAACGGCATCATCAGCTTGGGTTCCAATCGTGATACGGTTACCGTGCAGGAAGGGGCACACGTAACGGTAAACGGAAGCTTGTCACTGGGTGTTTACGATGGTACGTTGAACGTCATCGGCTCTGGTACAACGCTGAGCATTTCTTCTGACAATAGCTATGCGGCTTTATGCGGCGAAGTAAATGTTGAGAGCGGCGCATCCTTGACTGCGAAGGCCGCTGGTTCTGGCTCTGTTGGTTTAAAGGTAGAAAAAATCAACGATGCAAGCGGCAATGTGAGTGTTAGCGGCGGTTCGACGCTGATAGTCGGCTGCGATTACGGTGTGTATGTGAAAGACGGAAGCTTTACCATAGATGAAAGCAGCACCTTTACCGCAACTGCCGACGTTGCCGCCGTTTGCGTGGTGGATACCACCAAAATGAAAACACAAAGCCAGACGCTGAATGTTCCATCATCGATGCTTCCGAGCGGAACTAAGATAACCGATGCGGTCGGAAACACCGTTGGAGGCGGATATCACTACTTTAGCATAGCAAACAATGCAAGCACTCTTGCGGCAACAAATGAATCCAGCAATCCGGCAACGCTTACCGGTGCGCTTGGTGCAATAACGCTCAAAAAAGCAAGTTCTGGTGGGAACAACAATAATAACGGCGGTGGTTCGGGCGGCGGTGTTTCCGTCAGCAGCTATACGTTAACCTTTGAAACAAACGGCGGCACGGCAATTTCCAGCGTATCCAAGACTTCCGGTACGGTCGTTGACCTGAGCGGCTATAAGGCAACCAGGGATGGTTATGATTTTGCAGGCTGGTATTCCGACACGGCACTGACCACCAAGGTCACTAGCGTGACCCTGACCAAAAGCGCCACAGTTTACGCCAAGTGGACGGAAAAAACGGTGCAGAGCGCAAGCCCCTTTGTCGATGTAGCGGACAGCGCATATTATCATGACGCAGTGCTGTGGGCAACAGAAAAAGGCATTACAAGTGGCACAACAGGCACCACGTTCAGCCCAGATAAAATTTGCACCCGTGCGCAGGCGGTCACCTTCCTGTGGCGCGCCGAGGGATCACCGGAGCCGGCCTCCGCAAATTGTCCGTTTACCGATGTTTCCGCAAAGGACTACTATTACAAGGCAGTCCTCTGGGCGGTGGAAAAAGGCATCGTGAAGGGTACTTCTCCAACAACCTTCAGCCCAAGCGCTACCGTGACCCGCAGCCAGAGCATGACCTTCCTGTGGCGTGCGGCGGGAGAAACCACGTCCATATCCGCAAATCCGTTTGCAGATGTGTCTAAGGATGCCTATTACTACAATGCAGTCCTATGGGCAGTGGAAAAGGATATCACAAAGGGTACGTCTGATACGGCGTTCAGCCCCGATGGCGGCTGCACTCGTGCGCAGATCGTAACCTTCCTGTATCGGTATATGGGGAAATAA
- a CDS encoding LPXTG cell wall anchor domain-containing protein — protein MKQILALILTALLFCTALAPPVLAAEELIVPAETTDTVTDSDSASVSDDSIDTATPSDADMVTDGDETSGTDDSTVGADGTEDSAVPDSFDYAGSIISYTTPDAFTGTFNTDCGDTDFTQLQNELDSFSISATAEKDGSSYPLTLSVTWDFSTVDTETPGTYTVIGNISVPAGATLLEGLENTVSISVQVTAPLLTVTPAAITLTSFDEPDRTDAVAFPIGTTQEELSNWFADSIAGFIGYDAEGNPYDLNSGSWSLDAVDTVTAGVYYAFTSPDLGIEYTLADGVSLPRQLCAVSIQVPGEPDINCCVAGRGFLHFPWVLSAVQEEQLEEFAVWLRLDDGEWTSLNDGFLSVSDGLQLSQRVLTYGSTYELKVTYPGGQTGVLTFQYDGELSILDYSGGDRDGGDVNGGGSGTGTQPAPIPTQPPDNSNEDNNSGDVNDSPDTSDSSSDADDTPQDSGSSSGEQQEPQGEPDSSTGEDEPASAVTQSPSDSQSNDSHNSDGNSQAQVPVTEKPTAVTPATPTESAVPVFSDAFFTRETESTSAEQKNDTVPKPKDSTQTVGNPVPDDNTTQSEKSLESQVSYTVTESYSPTQTVISGLRLKDLCKEEESVVFGSGDVTVSIPSKLLLALNLSDTDTLTVMLTQPESNQIVLAVEVSGKPVTQLSGTVFRLRYMPQSKHTEITIQNDAGEQITDVSYDGELLRFAADTAGTYTITELSNTQETGKSTSPLLPVSGGLLLAAGGITLFRRKRHG, from the coding sequence ATGAAGCAGATACTTGCACTGATTTTAACCGCTCTGCTGTTTTGTACAGCACTTGCACCGCCTGTACTGGCGGCAGAGGAACTGATTGTACCTGCCGAAACCACGGATACTGTTACCGATTCCGACAGCGCTTCTGTTTCGGATGACAGTATAGACACCGCGACTCCTTCCGATGCAGATATGGTAACGGATGGTGATGAAACTAGCGGTACAGACGACAGTACTGTCGGAGCGGACGGAACTGAAGACAGCGCCGTTCCTGACAGCTTTGACTATGCCGGCAGCATCATTTCCTATACTACCCCAGATGCTTTCACAGGTACGTTCAATACGGATTGCGGCGATACCGACTTTACGCAGTTACAGAATGAACTGGATTCTTTCAGCATTTCTGCCACAGCGGAAAAGGATGGTTCTTCCTATCCGCTTACATTGTCTGTTACATGGGATTTCAGCACAGTGGATACAGAGACACCCGGTACTTACACTGTGATCGGAAACATTTCTGTTCCAGCCGGAGCAACGCTTTTGGAAGGACTAGAAAATACGGTCTCCATTTCCGTACAGGTAACTGCTCCGCTACTTACCGTAACGCCTGCTGCAATCACTCTGACCAGCTTTGATGAACCAGATCGGACAGATGCCGTGGCATTCCCCATAGGAACCACGCAGGAGGAGCTTTCCAATTGGTTTGCCGATTCCATCGCAGGCTTCATCGGCTATGACGCAGAGGGCAATCCCTATGACTTAAACTCAGGTTCATGGTCTTTGGATGCCGTAGACACTGTCACAGCTGGCGTGTACTATGCTTTTACATCACCTGACCTTGGAATAGAATATACTCTTGCAGATGGTGTTTCTCTGCCCCGGCAGCTTTGCGCGGTTTCCATTCAGGTTCCCGGTGAACCGGATATTAACTGCTGTGTAGCGGGACGCGGCTTCCTGCACTTTCCGTGGGTGCTTTCTGCCGTACAGGAGGAACAGCTGGAGGAGTTTGCTGTATGGCTACGGCTAGATGACGGAGAATGGACAAGCTTAAATGATGGCTTCCTGTCTGTCTCCGATGGTCTCCAGCTTTCCCAGCGAGTGCTTACCTATGGAAGCACTTATGAACTTAAAGTGACCTATCCCGGCGGTCAGACCGGTGTTCTGACCTTTCAATATGACGGAGAGCTTAGTATACTTGATTATTCCGGCGGCGATCGGGATGGCGGCGATGTAAACGGCGGAGGTTCGGGAACCGGCACGCAACCAGCTCCAATCCCAACTCAGCCACCAGATAATTCCAATGAGGATAACAATTCAGGTGATGTTAATGATTCGCCTGATACGAGCGATTCCTCCTCAGATGCAGATGACACACCACAGGATTCAGGCTCCTCATCAGGAGAACAACAGGAACCGCAGGGAGAACCGGATTCCTCAACAGGTGAAGATGAGCCAGCTTCAGCAGTGACTCAATCACCCAGTGACTCTCAAAGTAACGACAGTCATAACAGCGATGGCAATTCACAGGCTCAGGTTCCTGTAACAGAGAAACCGACAGCCGTAACTCCTGCCACTCCGACTGAATCAGCGGTACCAGTGTTTTCCGATGCTTTCTTTACACGGGAAACAGAGAGTACTTCTGCTGAGCAAAAAAACGATACAGTACCCAAACCGAAGGACAGTACCCAAACAGTAGGCAACCCAGTACCGGACGATAACACTACACAGTCGGAGAAAAGCTTAGAATCTCAGGTATCTTACACTGTTACAGAATCCTATTCTCCTACCCAAACGGTCATTTCCGGTCTGCGTCTAAAGGATCTCTGTAAAGAGGAAGAAAGCGTCGTATTTGGTTCCGGCGATGTAACCGTCAGTATTCCAAGCAAACTGCTTTTAGCACTGAACCTGTCGGATACGGATACTCTGACTGTTATGTTGACCCAGCCGGAAAGCAATCAGATTGTGCTTGCAGTGGAGGTTTCAGGCAAACCGGTTACGCAGCTCTCGGGAACAGTATTTCGGCTTCGATATATGCCACAGTCTAAACATACTGAGATCACCATCCAAAACGACGCTGGCGAACAAATTACAGATGTTTCCTACGACGGGGAGCTTCTGCGCTTTGCAGCGGATACGGCAGGAACTTATACCATTACAGAGCTATCAAATACACAGGAGACTGGGAAAAGTACATCGCCTCTGCTTCCTGTATCCGGCGGCTTGCTTTTAGCTGCGGGAGGAATTACACTTTTCAGGAGGAAACGCCATGGATAA